In Aureibacillus halotolerans, the genomic window TGAAAGAGCTTTTCCAAGCAGCGGACAAAAGAATGGAAGATTACCTTTGGCTTATTGAGCTCGACCCTCTGTACCGTTTGGTGTTCCAAGATGAGTCAATTGTCATGTATCGTGATAAGCAAAAAATGAAAGCGGCAATGCAGGCGTTTTCGCCAAGAGACGTCAATGGCTATGAGGAATTTATGAACGCCGTAAGAAAAAAATGGTATGCCCTCTTGCCGGTATTGCAAAACAAGCACGACTCCTTTCTGGATTATGGGCGTTTTCGATTCCTAAAAGCCCTCCCGCATCTATCGATTGGGAAAAGCGTCCACGATGTCCTTTCGGATTATTTTCATGATGAACGCGTGAAGACGGCGTTTTCCTTTCAGTCGAAATATCTTGGTATGTCCCCTTGGGAATGTCCAGGCGCTTTTTCCATTCTGTCTTTTATGGAGCATGAATTTGGTATTTTCCACCCTGTAGGTGGTGTAAACCAATTGTCGAAAGCGATGGCTACCGTTATTGAAGATCTTGGTGGGCATATTTACACAGGCTGTGGCGTGCAGACTGTGAAGACAGAAAACGGTGTAGCAAAAGGTGTTGTACTAGAGGATGGGACCTTCATCGGTGCGGATGATGTTGTCATTAATGCAGATTTTGGCCATGCGATGGAATCCCTATTTGAACCGGGTGTTGTGAAAAAATATACACCGAAGGCATTGGAAAAGAAGAAGTGGTCGTGTTCAACCTTTATGATCTATCTCGGACTGGACAAGTTGTTTCCGAGCGAGCATCATACGATTCTTTTTGCCAAGGATTATAAAAAAAATGTCGAAGAAATTACAAAAACATATGTATTGTCTGAAGAGCCGTCCATTTATATTCAAAATCCATCCGTGACAGATTCGACGCTCGCTCCAGACGGTCATTCGGCAATGTATATCCTTGCCCCAGTGCCAAACAATATCAGTGACATTGACTGGGAAAATGAAGCTCCACGCTACCGAGACCTTGTGTTGGATGAGTTGGAAAAGCAGGAAGCATTTACAGGTATACGCGAGCATATTGTCGTCGAGAAGGTGCTATCTCCGTTGGATTGGGAGCAGAAACATTACGTGTATAAAGGAGCTACATTTAATTTAGGGCATCAACTCTCACAAATGATGTTTTTTCGCCCTCATAACCGCTTTGAAGAGGTGCAGCACGTGTGGCTCACTGGTGGAGGCACGCACCCGGGAAGTGGTTTGCCTACCATTTTGGAGTCTGCTCGAATTACCGCAAAAGCTATACGAAGTCAATATAAGAAAGAGATGGTGGGAGCTTCATGAGCATCGCCATAATCGGAAGCGGCATAGGAAGCTTAACGACTGCGCTTCTTTTATCAAAAGAAAACATCTCAATAGATATTTACGAAGCGAGCGATCGTGTTGGTGGTCGATTGCGGTCATTGGAACAAGGGGACTATCGGATTGATGCAGGACCCACGATCGTGTTGCTTCCTGAAATGCTTCTCTCCATTCTTGAAGAAGGCGGGCTTTCACTTAAAGAAATAGAGCTTTTGCCATGTGATCCGCTGTACGATATCCATTTTTCAGATGGCACGACCTTTACAAAATACAGTGATCTCGGAAAACAGCAGCAAGAGCTGATGAAGACATTTCCTGAAGATGCGGCCTCGTTTGATCGGTTTATGACAGACATGGAGGAGCAATATCAATTCGGGAAAAAAATGTTCCTCGAACGCTCATTTTCAGGTGCAAAGGACGCCCTTCGTCCGCAAATTCTGCATGCGTTTTGGAAATTAAAGGCGTATCAAACGGTTCGTCAGCGTATGAAGAAGTATTTTACAAACCCAAAGCTTATTGATGCGTACAGCCTGCAAACCTTATACGTTGGCGGGAATCCTGCTCAATCCCCTGCGTTGTACTCGTTAATCCCTTACAGTGAGCATGCACATGGGATCTATTATGTTAAAGGGGGTTACGCACGGTTGGCATCTATCTTAGAGAAAGAGTTAAAGAAACGTGGCGTTCGCTTTTTCACATCGACTCGCGTGACAAACATTCTCCATGATGAGCAACAGATTCGAGGTGTTCGCGTAGAGGAAGAGGATCGCTTGTATGATACCGTGATTTATAATGGAGACCTTCCTGCAATGCAAGACCTCGTTTCTATGGGAAATATGAAGAAGAAGAGCCGATCTCCAAAATCATATGTGCCATCATCCGGTTGTTTTTTACTTTATTACGGGTTGGAGAAAACGCTTGAAGCCCCAATTCATCAATTTTTTATGCCTGACCATTTTTTATTACACATGCAAGAGGTGTTTACAAACAAGCGATTACCAACGGACCCCTCCTTTTATACATTTTATCCGTCAGCAATCGATGATACATTAGCCCCTAAAGGGCACAGTGTGCTCTACGTCCTTGTCCCTGTACCATCCAGCGACGCTGTTGACTGGAGCAGGGAAACGGACGCGTTTGTCGAACAAATAGAGCAAGAGCTTGAAAGACGTGCTTTTCCCGGCTTTAAAGAGGCTGTTGTCTGGAGACAGATTCATACGCCCGCAGACGCTAAAATAGAAGGCTTGTATGAGGGTGGAAGCTTTGGTATAGCACCAATGCTAAAGCAATCGGGCATGTTTCGTCCGCAAATGAAGCCATTGCCCATTCACGGTCTATATGCAGTTGGCGCGTCGATCCATCCAGGTGGGGGGATTCCCATTGTCATGCAAGGGGCC contains:
- a CDS encoding phytoene desaturase family protein; this encodes MSIAIIGSGIGSLTTALLLSKENISIDIYEASDRVGGRLRSLEQGDYRIDAGPTIVLLPEMLLSILEEGGLSLKEIELLPCDPLYDIHFSDGTTFTKYSDLGKQQQELMKTFPEDAASFDRFMTDMEEQYQFGKKMFLERSFSGAKDALRPQILHAFWKLKAYQTVRQRMKKYFTNPKLIDAYSLQTLYVGGNPAQSPALYSLIPYSEHAHGIYYVKGGYARLASILEKELKKRGVRFFTSTRVTNILHDEQQIRGVRVEEEDRLYDTVIYNGDLPAMQDLVSMGNMKKKSRSPKSYVPSSGCFLLYYGLEKTLEAPIHQFFMPDHFLLHMQEVFTNKRLPTDPSFYTFYPSAIDDTLAPKGHSVLYVLVPVPSSDAVDWSRETDAFVEQIEQELERRAFPGFKEAVVWRQIHTPADAKIEGLYEGGSFGIAPMLKQSGMFRPQMKPLPIHGLYAVGASIHPGGGIPIVMQGAKLLADHIKTTDAVRRPLNA
- a CDS encoding phytoene desaturase family protein; amino-acid sequence: MSKHIVIVGAGPGGLACGMQLAAAGMKVSIYEKQPYVGGRNASLTIGDYTFDLGPTFLSMPSIVKELFQAADKRMEDYLWLIELDPLYRLVFQDESIVMYRDKQKMKAAMQAFSPRDVNGYEEFMNAVRKKWYALLPVLQNKHDSFLDYGRFRFLKALPHLSIGKSVHDVLSDYFHDERVKTAFSFQSKYLGMSPWECPGAFSILSFMEHEFGIFHPVGGVNQLSKAMATVIEDLGGHIYTGCGVQTVKTENGVAKGVVLEDGTFIGADDVVINADFGHAMESLFEPGVVKKYTPKALEKKKWSCSTFMIYLGLDKLFPSEHHTILFAKDYKKNVEEITKTYVLSEEPSIYIQNPSVTDSTLAPDGHSAMYILAPVPNNISDIDWENEAPRYRDLVLDELEKQEAFTGIREHIVVEKVLSPLDWEQKHYVYKGATFNLGHQLSQMMFFRPHNRFEEVQHVWLTGGGTHPGSGLPTILESARITAKAIRSQYKKEMVGAS